In one Rhodococcus sp. B50 genomic region, the following are encoded:
- a CDS encoding iron-containing alcohol dehydrogenase, giving the protein MAVVMPGHQNTTHPRASATPRDGHHGTGPALVKFHAPEIVFGEGSLVEAAHAAVRLGGLRPMLVTDPGLIEAGWVDELLNHLRDQGVEPTVWAGLTPNPKDHEVAAGHELYRARGCDVLVALGGGSVIDAAKGVAILAANGGNILDYEGVDRAPLPIPPMVMVPSTSGTGADVSQFCVVTDTARGSKITIIGRSLVPDLTVIDPRLLTTMPDDLNAATGLDALTHGIEAFVSRAHNPLTDHHALRAVGMVTGTLVRTIEDPTFMPARATMAHASLEAGLAFTNAILGAAHAMSHQVGGLLDLPHGVINGVLLPHVIRFNGADDPEPFVQVAATLGLEEARGAAPAAVEAVASSIDDLARQVGVPRGLRQLGVREEDLPRLAEGALRDACMSTNPRTATRDQMIDLFRTAM; this is encoded by the coding sequence GTGGCCGTCGTCATGCCGGGACACCAGAACACGACCCATCCCCGTGCTTCCGCGACCCCTCGGGACGGCCATCACGGTACGGGTCCCGCTCTGGTCAAGTTCCACGCCCCCGAGATCGTCTTCGGGGAGGGCTCGCTCGTCGAGGCCGCGCATGCCGCCGTCCGGCTCGGAGGCCTCCGCCCCATGCTCGTGACCGATCCGGGACTGATCGAGGCCGGTTGGGTCGACGAACTCCTGAACCACCTACGCGATCAGGGGGTCGAACCCACCGTGTGGGCCGGCCTGACCCCCAACCCGAAGGACCACGAGGTCGCGGCCGGACACGAGCTGTACCGGGCGCGGGGCTGCGATGTTCTCGTCGCGCTGGGCGGAGGTTCGGTGATCGACGCTGCCAAGGGTGTCGCGATCCTCGCCGCCAACGGCGGCAACATCCTCGACTACGAGGGAGTCGACCGCGCGCCACTGCCCATCCCGCCGATGGTCATGGTGCCGTCGACGTCCGGTACGGGAGCCGACGTCTCCCAGTTCTGCGTGGTCACCGACACCGCGCGCGGCAGCAAGATCACCATCATCGGCCGGTCGCTCGTCCCCGACCTGACGGTGATCGATCCGCGCCTGCTCACCACCATGCCCGACGACCTCAACGCCGCCACCGGACTCGACGCCCTCACCCACGGCATCGAGGCGTTCGTCTCCCGTGCCCACAACCCGCTCACCGACCACCACGCGCTGCGGGCCGTCGGCATGGTCACCGGCACGCTCGTGCGCACCATCGAGGACCCGACCTTCATGCCCGCCCGCGCCACCATGGCGCACGCGAGTCTCGAGGCGGGACTCGCGTTCACCAACGCGATCCTCGGCGCGGCCCACGCGATGAGCCACCAGGTCGGCGGTCTGCTCGATCTGCCGCACGGCGTCATCAACGGGGTGCTGCTGCCGCACGTCATCCGGTTCAACGGTGCCGACGATCCCGAGCCGTTCGTCCAGGTCGCGGCGACCCTCGGTCTCGAGGAGGCGCGCGGCGCCGCACCCGCCGCCGTCGAGGCGGTCGCCTCGAGCATCGACGATCTCGCCCGGCAGGTGGGTGTGCCGCGCGGACTGCGGCAACTCGGCGTGCGGGAGGAAGACCTCCCGCGACTCGCCGAGGGCGCCCTGCGCGACGCGTGCATGTCGACGAATCCGCGCACCGCGACCCGCGACCAGATGATCGACTTGTTCCGGACGGCGATGTGA
- a CDS encoding MadS family sensor histidine kinase: MSAPDLSALTGLRSGKSTFYPQYRGAAERLERVVHALELISRALVRTVEGPETLICAVAEAARAHLSATWVAFALADGVLPDAGPRRLVLGPDATPFLVDDVEGPPLPDEVVALLDAVRTGAVERHELVENHHAFVPIVLDGGVAGAIAAWTPEHRSLDTTDRAVLSILASQTAVALQNSALYQRGQLLLERAEQAYREANRAAADLQARNEELEATLKKLALTQRQLGVAHRNQALDEERHRIARELHDSVTQAVLSAGMQIEVCRSDIPGAERSERLDLAKELTRGAVEQLRSAIYALNRPSDSERMSLPEMLEQLSVAHMPGELEVRTRMGGTPVELTGEAEHALLRIAGEALFNAAVHANASRVVLRLSYGRDAVLLSVADDGDGDPARLRVMLRLAANDLDGSHRGLANMQARARELGGTLEVRRSRFGGVRIAARIPLQDNAVVQQVGEPS; encoded by the coding sequence GTGAGTGCTCCCGACCTGTCGGCACTGACCGGGCTCCGCTCCGGGAAGTCGACCTTCTATCCGCAGTACCGCGGCGCCGCCGAGCGGCTCGAACGCGTCGTCCACGCCCTCGAGCTGATCTCGCGGGCGCTGGTGCGCACCGTCGAGGGACCGGAGACGCTCATCTGCGCCGTCGCCGAGGCCGCCCGCGCGCACCTGAGCGCGACGTGGGTGGCCTTCGCCCTCGCCGACGGTGTACTGCCCGACGCCGGGCCGCGCCGGCTTGTGCTCGGCCCCGACGCCACCCCCTTCCTCGTCGACGATGTCGAGGGACCACCTCTGCCCGACGAGGTCGTCGCACTGCTCGACGCCGTGCGCACGGGTGCCGTCGAGCGGCACGAACTCGTCGAGAACCACCACGCGTTCGTGCCCATCGTCCTGGACGGGGGAGTCGCCGGCGCCATCGCCGCGTGGACGCCGGAGCACCGGTCCCTCGACACCACCGACCGTGCCGTCCTGTCGATCCTCGCCAGTCAGACCGCGGTCGCGCTGCAGAACTCCGCGCTCTACCAGCGCGGGCAGCTCCTCCTCGAACGCGCCGAACAGGCCTACCGCGAGGCGAATCGCGCCGCCGCCGACCTGCAGGCACGCAACGAGGAACTCGAAGCGACCCTGAAGAAACTCGCCCTCACCCAGCGGCAACTCGGGGTGGCCCATCGGAACCAGGCCCTCGACGAGGAACGCCACCGCATCGCCCGCGAACTCCACGACAGCGTCACCCAGGCCGTGCTGTCCGCAGGTATGCAGATCGAGGTGTGCCGCAGCGACATCCCCGGCGCCGAGCGCAGCGAACGGCTCGACCTCGCCAAGGAACTCACGCGCGGCGCCGTCGAGCAGTTGCGGTCGGCGATCTACGCGCTGAACCGGCCGTCCGATTCCGAACGGATGTCGTTGCCGGAGATGCTCGAACAGCTCAGCGTCGCCCACATGCCGGGCGAACTCGAAGTGAGGACGAGGATGGGTGGCACGCCGGTCGAGCTGACCGGCGAGGCCGAGCACGCCCTCCTGCGAATCGCAGGCGAAGCGCTGTTCAACGCGGCGGTCCACGCCAACGCGAGTCGCGTGGTGCTCCGGCTCAGCTACGGACGCGACGCGGTCCTGCTCTCTGTGGCCGACGACGGCGACGGCGACCCGGCACGTCTGCGGGTGATGCTGCGACTCGCCGCCAACGACCTCGACGGGAGCCATCGCGGTCTCGCGAACATGCAAGCGCGCGCCCGGGAACTCGGTGGCACCCTCGAGGTGCGCCGTTCCAGGTTCGGCGGAGTGCGGATCGCGGCCCGGATCCCGTTGCAGGACAATGCTGTAGTTCAACAGGTGGGAGAACCGTCATGA
- a CDS encoding MadR family response regulator transcription factor gives MTVTPPQAIPQARPGTVRIALVDDHAILRQGLRSILDREPDLEVVGEASTDAEALLLVDRMRPDIVLLDLKLSAGSDFEGLGLCGRLSSAHPGIGLLVLTTFLDEQLVVRAVHAGARGYVVKDVDTTELVRAIRAVSRGESAFDSRSAAAVVRSLNGQGAPTEQLTGRELEVLKLLAAGLSNVKIGEELFISATTVKFHVSNIMRKLGVSRRAEAVYAASKQGLI, from the coding sequence ATGACCGTCACGCCGCCGCAGGCAATCCCGCAGGCTCGGCCCGGCACGGTGCGTATCGCACTCGTCGACGACCACGCGATCCTCCGCCAGGGACTTCGTTCGATCCTCGACCGAGAACCGGATCTCGAAGTGGTGGGGGAGGCCTCCACGGACGCGGAAGCTCTCCTGCTCGTCGACCGCATGCGTCCCGACATCGTGCTGCTCGACCTCAAGCTCTCGGCCGGATCGGACTTCGAAGGGTTGGGGCTGTGCGGCCGGTTGTCCTCCGCGCATCCGGGGATCGGCCTGCTCGTGCTCACCACCTTCCTCGACGAACAACTCGTCGTGCGGGCGGTGCACGCCGGTGCTCGCGGTTACGTCGTCAAGGACGTCGACACCACCGAACTGGTGCGCGCCATCCGTGCGGTCTCCCGTGGTGAGAGCGCCTTCGACTCGCGCAGTGCGGCTGCGGTGGTGCGATCGCTCAACGGGCAGGGTGCTCCCACGGAGCAGTTGACCGGCCGCGAACTCGAAGTGCTGAAGCTCCTCGCCGCCGGTCTGTCGAACGTCAAGATCGGTGAGGAGCTGTTCATCTCGGCCACCACCGTGAAGTTCCACGTCAGCAACATCATGCGCAAGCTCGGTGTGAGTCGGCGGGCTGAGGCGGTCTACGCGGCGAGCAAACAGGGCCTCATCTGA
- the mftA gene encoding mycofactocin precursor MftA (Mycofactocin is a small molecule electron carrier derived from the final two amino acids, Val-Tyr, of MftA, the mycofactocin precursor. It plays a role in redox homeostasis and the metabolism of alcohols and aldehydes in Actinobacteria, including Mycobacterium tuberculosis.), protein MSDRDNAVIDSDLIEESLVEEVSIDGMCGVY, encoded by the coding sequence ATGTCCGATCGTGACAACGCAGTGATCGACTCCGATCTGATCGAGGAGTCTCTCGTCGAAGAGGTCTCCATCGACGGCATGTGCGGCGTGTACTGA
- the mftB gene encoding mycofactocin biosynthesis chaperone MftB (MftB, a small protein, is a peptide chaperone that assists the radical SAM enzyme MftC in performing two modifications to the C-terminal Val-Tyr dipeptide of the mycofactocin precursor peptide, MftA. MftB's role is analogous to the role of PqqD in the biosynthesis of PQQ, a cofactor that derives entirely from a Tyr and a Glu in the precursor PqqA.), translated as MTAPGATDVSPEAVDTATFDPGATWRLHPQVALRPEPFGALLYHFGTRKLSFLKNTVIVEVVRSLGDHSSVREALRAHGIDETAERPYVRALGTLADSHMIVPA; from the coding sequence ATGACCGCGCCCGGAGCCACCGACGTGTCCCCCGAAGCTGTGGACACAGCAACGTTCGATCCGGGTGCCACCTGGCGGCTCCACCCGCAGGTAGCGCTTCGCCCCGAACCTTTCGGGGCGTTGCTCTACCACTTCGGCACCCGCAAGTTGTCGTTCCTGAAGAACACCGTGATCGTCGAGGTCGTCCGATCCCTCGGAGACCACAGCTCGGTGCGAGAAGCGTTGCGAGCGCACGGGATCGACGAGACCGCCGAGCGGCCCTATGTACGTGCCCTCGGCACCCTGGCCGACTCGCACATGATCGTTCCTGCCTGA
- the ggt gene encoding gamma-glutamyltransferase, with amino-acid sequence MVQPPRVRSCVRTAFATAVSIALLGACTPASGDTESGSAPDVQETAAAATCTAEPNGTPVTDMQQPAETGDRDISTNPEIATGYRAGMTAVTASSYAVSTANPASTEAACEVLRDGGTAADALVAAQMVLGLVEPQSSGIGGGAFLVYYDAESGEVTAYDGRETAPMSATENYLRWISDTDRTEPRPDARASGRSIGVPGAVRMLEKVHEKHGRTAWNELFRPAIDLADRGIVISDRLAQSIADSAPQLAVDDEARAYFLQSDGSPRPAGETLTNPAMSKTLSAIATGGADAFYTGDIAAGIVEATGTDSGGRTPGTMTLEDLAAYEAKERQPLCTPYREYEICGMPNPSSGGMAVAATLGILDNFDLASLPPADVDADGGVPDADAVHLISEAERLAYADRDKYVADADFVPLPGGSLDTLVNPDYLSRRAGLIDPGKSMGTAQPGDFGPVPLGMPPQSPEYGTSHISVADSYGNVASMTTTIESAFGSFHMVDGFLLNNQLTDFSAEPVDEEGLPVANRVEPGKRPRSSMAPTLVFERTPDGGRGGIHMVVGSPGGSVIIQFVVKTLVNTLDWGLDPQQAVSAVSFGAANTPVTGVGGEHPAIDGADDGANDSLVQQLRDMGHEVSVAPQSSGLSALLRQGEGWVGGADPRREGAVMGDTGGQ; translated from the coding sequence ATGGTCCAGCCCCCGAGAGTCCGGTCCTGTGTCCGCACGGCCTTCGCCACGGCCGTCTCGATCGCACTCCTCGGCGCGTGTACACCCGCGTCCGGCGATACGGAATCGGGCAGCGCCCCCGACGTGCAGGAGACCGCAGCAGCCGCGACCTGCACCGCGGAACCGAACGGCACCCCGGTCACCGACATGCAGCAACCGGCGGAGACCGGGGATCGCGACATCTCGACGAACCCCGAGATCGCGACCGGTTATCGCGCCGGCATGACCGCAGTGACCGCCTCCTCCTATGCCGTGTCGACGGCCAACCCGGCGTCCACCGAGGCGGCGTGCGAGGTCCTGCGCGACGGCGGGACCGCCGCCGACGCGCTCGTCGCCGCCCAGATGGTCCTCGGTCTCGTCGAACCGCAGTCGTCGGGCATCGGCGGCGGAGCCTTCCTGGTGTATTACGACGCCGAGTCCGGCGAGGTGACGGCGTACGACGGTCGCGAGACGGCACCGATGTCCGCGACCGAGAACTACCTGCGCTGGATCAGCGACACCGACCGCACCGAGCCCCGGCCCGATGCGCGCGCCAGCGGCCGGTCGATCGGCGTGCCCGGCGCCGTACGGATGCTCGAGAAGGTCCACGAGAAGCACGGACGCACCGCCTGGAACGAGTTGTTCCGCCCCGCCATCGATCTCGCCGACCGGGGCATCGTGATCAGCGACCGCCTGGCGCAGTCGATCGCCGATTCCGCCCCACAACTCGCGGTCGACGACGAGGCCCGCGCCTACTTCCTGCAGTCCGACGGCTCGCCCAGGCCGGCCGGTGAGACCCTCACGAATCCCGCTATGTCCAAGACGCTCTCGGCGATCGCCACCGGTGGCGCGGACGCCTTCTACACCGGCGACATCGCGGCCGGCATCGTCGAGGCCACCGGAACCGACTCCGGTGGACGTACACCCGGAACGATGACCCTCGAGGACCTTGCCGCCTACGAGGCGAAGGAACGGCAACCTCTGTGCACTCCCTACCGCGAGTACGAGATCTGCGGCATGCCCAACCCGTCCTCGGGTGGCATGGCGGTCGCAGCGACGCTCGGCATCCTGGACAACTTCGACCTCGCGTCGTTGCCCCCGGCCGACGTCGACGCCGACGGCGGCGTGCCCGACGCCGATGCGGTGCACCTGATCTCCGAGGCAGAACGACTCGCGTACGCCGACCGCGACAAGTACGTCGCCGACGCCGATTTCGTCCCCCTGCCGGGCGGTTCGCTCGACACCCTCGTGAACCCGGACTACCTGTCCCGACGCGCCGGGCTGATCGACCCGGGAAAGAGCATGGGCACGGCGCAACCCGGCGACTTCGGTCCGGTCCCGCTGGGCATGCCGCCGCAGAGTCCCGAATACGGCACCAGCCACATCTCGGTCGCCGACAGCTACGGCAACGTCGCATCGATGACGACCACGATCGAATCGGCGTTCGGCTCGTTCCACATGGTCGACGGCTTTCTGCTCAACAACCAGCTCACCGACTTCTCGGCCGAACCGGTCGACGAGGAGGGGCTGCCCGTCGCCAACCGCGTCGAGCCGGGCAAGCGGCCGAGGAGCTCGATGGCCCCGACGCTCGTCTTCGAACGCACACCCGACGGTGGTCGCGGTGGCATCCACATGGTGGTCGGTTCGCCGGGCGGCTCGGTGATCATCCAGTTCGTCGTCAAGACGCTCGTGAACACCCTCGACTGGGGACTCGACCCGCAGCAGGCCGTCTCGGCCGTGTCGTTCGGCGCCGCCAACACCCCCGTCACCGGGGTGGGTGGCGAACATCCGGCGATCGACGGTGCCGATGACGGAGCGAACGACTCGCTCGTACAGCAGCTACGCGACATGGGCCACGAGGTGTCCGTCGCCCCGCAGTCCAGTGGCCTGAGCGCGCTGCTGCGTCAGGGCGAGGGGTGGGTCGGAGGAGCCGACCCGCGCCGCGAGGGCGCGGTGATGGGTGATACCGGCGGGCAGTGA
- the mftM gene encoding mycofactocin oligosaccharide methyltransferase MftM: protein MTVLDSLAPCSPGLWTHDHVTVERVPAGPLPDGTSGVTVLNVRRDADRLHVTHSLTAEQISERLVAEVTASIQDVAFGQDEFELTMVGIVRSAVPGALDSWVTYYRNSLGELLDGTADFAPIHDKAAELVRGDVVDLGSCFGFLPLRLAAAGTAVTATDILPGTMRLLDAVAPRLGLHVDTLVCDAANVPVPDDSADTVTAIHLLEHVDAAVGATILREALRIARERVVVAVPFEDEATACHGHVRTFDLSALEALGRSTGRPFEVFEHHGGWLVID from the coding sequence ATGACCGTGCTCGATTCGCTCGCTCCCTGCAGCCCGGGTCTGTGGACACACGACCATGTGACGGTCGAACGCGTGCCCGCCGGACCGCTGCCCGACGGTACGTCGGGTGTGACAGTGCTGAACGTCCGGCGCGACGCCGACCGGCTCCACGTCACACATTCGCTCACCGCGGAGCAGATCAGCGAACGCCTCGTCGCCGAAGTGACCGCGTCGATCCAGGACGTCGCCTTCGGCCAGGACGAGTTCGAACTGACGATGGTGGGGATCGTCCGTTCCGCGGTGCCCGGCGCCCTCGACTCCTGGGTCACCTACTACCGCAACTCTCTCGGCGAACTGCTCGACGGCACAGCAGATTTCGCGCCCATTCACGACAAGGCCGCCGAACTCGTGCGCGGCGACGTGGTCGACCTCGGCTCGTGCTTCGGCTTCCTTCCGCTGCGGCTCGCTGCCGCCGGTACCGCGGTCACCGCCACCGACATCCTGCCCGGCACCATGCGCCTGCTCGATGCCGTCGCGCCGCGACTGGGACTGCACGTCGATACGCTCGTGTGCGACGCGGCGAACGTACCGGTGCCCGACGACAGCGCCGACACCGTGACCGCCATCCACCTCCTCGAGCACGTGGACGCCGCCGTGGGTGCCACGATCCTCCGCGAGGCGCTGCGAATCGCCCGGGAGCGGGTCGTCGTCGCGGTGCCGTTCGAGGACGAGGCGACGGCCTGCCACGGGCACGTGCGCACCTTCGACCTGTCCGCGTTGGAGGCACTCGGACGCAGCACGGGGCGTCCATTCGAGGTGTTCGAACACCACGGTGGGTGGCTCGTCATCGACTGA
- the mftC gene encoding mycofactocin radical SAM maturase (MftC is a radical SAM/SPASM enzyme that catalyzes the first two steps in biosynthesis of the electron carrier mycofactocin from the terminal Val-Tyr dipeptide of the precursor peptide MftA.), with protein sequence MTSLLEPPTTAAPKVGRLVDQFEKGLDAPICLTWELTYACNLSCVHCLSSSGKRDPRELSTEQCKAIIDELQRMQVFYVNIGGGEPTVRSDFWELVDYATEHQVGVKFSTNGVRIDKKVAARLAASDYVDVQISLDGATAEVNDAVRGPGSFAMAVRALENLSEAGFRDAKISVVVTRQNVDQLDEFKALADKYGATLRITRLRPSGRAVDVWDDLHPTHEQQRQLYDWLVAHGEGVLTGDSFFHLSAFGGEGGGSLPGLNLCGAGRVVCLIDPVGDVYACPFAIHDNFLAGNILTDGGFSSVWKNSELFRELREPQSAGACASCNFYDSCRGGCMAAKFFTGLPMDGPDPECVQGYGQSALEGERTVPQSSVDHSRTGKRAERRTPAAPVPLTLLTKPPAKFCDENPLAGL encoded by the coding sequence ATGACTTCGCTGCTCGAACCGCCCACCACCGCCGCCCCCAAGGTCGGTCGCCTCGTCGACCAGTTCGAGAAGGGCCTCGACGCCCCGATCTGCCTGACCTGGGAGTTGACCTACGCCTGCAATCTGTCGTGCGTGCACTGCCTGTCCTCGTCCGGCAAACGCGACCCGCGTGAACTGTCGACCGAACAGTGCAAGGCGATCATCGACGAACTGCAGCGTATGCAGGTCTTCTACGTCAACATCGGCGGCGGTGAACCGACGGTGCGCTCGGACTTCTGGGAGCTCGTCGACTACGCCACCGAACACCAGGTGGGCGTGAAGTTCTCGACCAACGGGGTGCGCATCGACAAGAAGGTCGCTGCTCGCCTGGCCGCCTCCGACTACGTCGACGTGCAGATCTCCCTCGACGGCGCGACCGCTGAGGTCAACGACGCGGTGCGCGGGCCGGGCTCGTTCGCGATGGCCGTGCGCGCCCTGGAGAACCTGTCCGAGGCCGGTTTCCGCGATGCGAAGATCTCCGTGGTCGTCACGCGCCAGAATGTCGACCAGCTCGACGAGTTCAAGGCCCTCGCCGACAAGTACGGTGCGACCCTGCGCATCACCCGGCTGCGCCCGTCGGGTCGCGCGGTGGACGTGTGGGACGATCTGCATCCCACCCACGAGCAGCAACGGCAGCTCTACGACTGGCTCGTCGCCCACGGCGAGGGTGTCCTGACGGGTGATTCGTTCTTCCACCTGTCCGCTTTCGGCGGTGAGGGTGGCGGCTCGCTGCCCGGGTTGAACCTGTGCGGCGCGGGACGGGTGGTGTGCCTGATCGACCCGGTCGGCGACGTCTACGCGTGCCCGTTCGCGATCCACGACAACTTCCTCGCCGGCAACATCCTCACCGACGGGGGGTTCTCCTCGGTGTGGAAGAACTCCGAGCTGTTCCGCGAACTGCGCGAGCCTCAGTCCGCCGGCGCATGCGCGTCGTGCAATTTCTACGACTCCTGCCGCGGCGGGTGCATGGCCGCGAAATTCTTCACCGGTCTGCCGATGGACGGCCCCGATCCCGAATGTGTGCAGGGCTACGGGCAATCCGCACTCGAGGGCGAACGCACCGTGCCGCAGTCGAGTGTCGACCACTCGCGTACCGGCAAACGCGCCGAGCGCCGCACCCCGGCCGCCCCCGTGCCGCTGACCCTGCTGACCAAACCCCCCGCCAAGTTCTGCGACGAGAACCCGCTCGCAGGTCTGTAG
- the mftR gene encoding mycofactocin system transcriptional regulator (MftR, the mycofactocin system transcriptional regulator, is an uncharacterized TetR family DNA-binding transcription factor. Its role is inferred by context. It occurs as part of the biosynthesis locus for mycofactocin, a partially characterized electron carrier derived from the terminal Val-Tyr dipeptide of the precursor peptide MftA, through a radical SAM enzyme-mediated process.): MTRSRRKPSARVGRRPSTSKEELAALGIELFMEAGFDETSIDDIAEAAGIARRTFFRYFPSKNELAWGNFDDHLAGMRASLEAIPEDVPLSDALTTALHDFNTFPDSEAERHRARMGLILHTPALQGYSSVMYQGWRRVVAEFVARRIGTEPDDHIPRTVGYLLLGVAISAYEAWLDEPGSDLHEFLTAGMRTLTAGLDYSDLKSPSTPPKKVAKQ; the protein is encoded by the coding sequence ATGACGCGCAGCCGACGGAAACCGTCCGCTCGGGTAGGTCGACGCCCGTCCACGTCGAAGGAGGAGCTCGCCGCTCTCGGCATCGAACTGTTCATGGAGGCCGGATTCGACGAGACGAGCATCGACGACATCGCCGAGGCCGCCGGCATCGCCCGCCGCACCTTCTTCCGGTACTTCCCCTCGAAGAACGAGCTGGCCTGGGGAAACTTCGACGACCATCTCGCCGGCATGCGCGCGAGCCTCGAGGCGATCCCCGAGGACGTCCCGCTCTCCGACGCGCTGACCACCGCCTTGCACGATTTCAACACCTTCCCCGACAGTGAGGCCGAACGGCACCGGGCACGGATGGGTCTGATCCTGCACACGCCCGCACTCCAGGGTTATTCGTCGGTGATGTACCAGGGGTGGAGACGGGTCGTCGCCGAGTTCGTCGCCCGCCGTATCGGGACCGAACCCGACGACCACATCCCCCGCACCGTCGGCTACCTACTGCTCGGCGTCGCGATCTCCGCCTACGAGGCCTGGCTCGACGAACCCGGATCGGATCTGCACGAATTCCTCACCGCCGGGATGCGGACACTGACCGCAGGCCTCGACTACAGTGACCTGAAATCCCCTTCCACGCCTCCGAAAAAGGTTGCGAAACAATGA